One region of Bacteroidia bacterium genomic DNA includes:
- the truA gene encoding tRNA pseudouridine(38-40) synthase TruA encodes MYYSLINRYFIELSFVGTRYSGWQIQRNGISVQQTINEKLSLKLGENIEVTGAGRTDAGVHSEFFVAHFDTSALITEEFVSEMNSFLPFDIVFHKIRKVKSDANARFAAINRTYQYRITTKKNPFLNDFSFYYFSKLNIEEMNKAAKILIGVSDFTSFSKLHTNTKTNNCKLTKAEWTNHGDILIFTISADRFLRNMVRAIAGTLLDVGKGKISIEELYEIIESKDRCKASMSLPAKGLFLTDIIYPSDIYL; translated from the coding sequence ATGTATTATAGCTTGATAAACAGATACTTCATAGAATTGTCCTTTGTGGGCACAAGATATTCCGGCTGGCAGATTCAGCGAAACGGCATTTCTGTTCAGCAAACCATTAACGAAAAGTTAAGTTTAAAGCTGGGTGAAAACATCGAAGTTACAGGTGCAGGAAGAACTGATGCAGGAGTTCATTCTGAATTTTTTGTTGCTCATTTTGATACTTCTGCTTTAATTACAGAAGAGTTTGTATCAGAAATGAATAGCTTTTTACCATTTGATATAGTATTTCATAAAATAAGAAAAGTAAAATCAGATGCAAATGCCCGGTTTGCTGCTATTAATAGAACTTATCAATACAGAATTACTACGAAGAAAAATCCATTTTTAAATGATTTTTCATTTTATTATTTTTCAAAGCTCAATATTGAAGAAATGAATAAAGCTGCAAAAATATTAATTGGCGTATCTGATTTTACAAGTTTTAGCAAATTGCACACTAATACAAAAACCAATAATTGTAAGTTAACAAAGGCCGAATGGACAAATCATGGTGATATTTTAATTTTTACAATTTCTGCCGATCGTTTTTTAAGAAACATGGTAAGAGCAATTGCCGGTACTTTATTAGATGTAGGTAAAGGAAAAATTTCTATTGAGGAACTATACGAAATTATTGAGAGTAAGGATAGATGTAAAGCATCAATGTCTTTACCTGCAAAAGGGTTATTTCTGACCGACATCATTTATCCAAGTGATATTTATTTATAA